In a single window of the Nicotiana tomentosiformis chromosome 8, ASM39032v3, whole genome shotgun sequence genome:
- the LOC104091644 gene encoding short-chain dehydrogenase TIC 32 A, chloroplastic-like, producing the protein MLETVKYLLGSAGPSGFGSKSTAEIVTEQSLDLRSITAIITGATSGIGAETARVLAKRGAKLILPARSLKAAEETKARILSESPDAEVIVMALDLSSLSSVRKFVTEFESLNFPLNLLINNAGKFAHQHAISEDGIEMTFATNHLGHFLLTKLLLKKMIETAKETGVQGRIVNVSSSIHGWFSGDSVQYLRLITKDKSQYDATRAYALSKLANVLHTKELAQILKKMGANVTVNCVHPGIVRTRLTREREGLVTDLVFFLTSKLLKTIPQAAATTCYVATHPRLANVSGKYFADCNEVSSSKLGSNLTEAARIWSASEIMVSKNSNAHLDPLETLL; encoded by the exons atgctTGAAACGGTTAAGTACCTGCTTGGCTCCGCCGGCCCTAGCGGTTTCGGTTCTAAATCCACCGCTGAGATTGTCACCGAACAATCTCTTGATCTTCGCTCCATCACCGCTATCATCACTG GTGCTACGTCAGGAATTGGAGCGGAAACAGCGAGAGTTCTGGCCAAACGCGGTGCTAAGCTGATTTTACCGGCTCGTAGCTTAAAAGCAGCTGAAGAAACCAAAGCTCGTATTCTCTCCGAATCGCCGGACGCGGAGGTTATCGTTATGGCTCTCGATCTTAGCTCTCTCAGTTCCGTACGGAAGTTCGTTACCGAATTTGAGAGTCTGAATTTTCCTCTCAATCTTCTTAT AAACAACGCCGGAAAATTCGCTCACCAGCACGCCATCTCTGAGGACGGAATTGAGATGACTTTTGCTACTAATCACCTAG GCCATTTCCTATTGACGAAGCTATTACTGAAGAAGATGATCGAGACGGCCAAAGAAACCGGCGTTCAAGGAAGAATAGTGAATGTGTCGTCAAGCATACACGGTTGGTTTTCCGGCGACTCGGTTCAGTATCTCCGACTGATCACTAAAGACAAAAG TCAATACGATGCGACACGTGCATATGCTCTCTCGAAGCTGGCTAATGTTTTGCATACCAAGGAGCTGGCTCAGATATTGAAA AAAATGGGGGCAAATGTGACAGTCAATTGTGTTCATCCTGGGATTGTTAGAACTAGACTAACTAGAGAACGCGAAGGCCTTGTCACTG ATCTGGTGTTCTTTTTGACTTCAAAACTTTTAAAGACTATTCCACAG GCAGCTGCGACAACTTGCTATGTTGCAACTCATCCAAGACTTGCAAATGTGAGTGGAAAATATTTTGCAGACTGTAATGAAGTTTCTTCTTCAAAGTTGGGTTCCAATTTAACAGAGGCAGCACGCATATGGTCAGCTTCTGAGATTATGGTTTCTAAAAATTCAAATGCACATTTAGATCCATTGGAGACCTtgctctga